Proteins encoded in a region of the Suncus etruscus isolate mSunEtr1 chromosome 1, mSunEtr1.pri.cur, whole genome shotgun sequence genome:
- the NEK8 gene encoding serine/threonine-protein kinase Nek8, with the protein MDKYERIRVVGRGAFGIVHLCLRKADQKLVIIKQIPVEQMTKEERQAAQNECQVLKLLNHPNVIEYYENFLEDKALMIAMEYAPGGTLAEFIQKRCNSLLEEETILHFFVQILLALHHVHTHLILHRDLKTQNILLDKHRMVVKIGDFGISKILSSKSKAYTVVGTPCYISPELCEGKPYNQKSDIWALGCVLYELASLKRAFEAANLPALVLKIMSGTFAPISDRYSPELRQLVLSLLSLEPSQRPPLSHIMAQPLCIRALLNLHTDVGSVRMRRAEKPLTTGPPIALNSTGSRTTSARCRGIPRGPVRPAIPPPLSSVYAWGGGLGTPLRLPMLNTEVVQVATGRTQKAGVTRSGRLILWEAPPLGAGGGPLLPGAVEQPQPQFISRFLEGQSGVTIKHVACGDLFTACLTDRGIIMTFGSGSNGCLGHGSLNDISQPTIVEALLGYEMVQVACGASHVLALSTERELFAWGRGDGGRLGLGTRESHSCPQQVSMPPGLEAQRVICGIDSSMILTVPGQALACGSNRFNKLGLDHLSLGEEPVPNQQVEEALIFTPLGSAPLDQEPLLSVDLGTAHSAAVTASGDCYAFGSNQHGQLGTSARRVSRAPCQVQGLQGIKISMIACGDAFTVAIGAEGEVYSWGKGARGRLGRRDEEAGFPRPVQLDEIHPYSVTSVSCCHGNTLLAVRPITDEPIPP; encoded by the exons GATCGTACACCTGTGCCTTCGGAAGGCTGATCAGAAACTGGTGATCATCAAGCAGATCCCAGTGGAACAGATGACTAAGGAAGAGCGACAGGCAGCCCAGAATGAGTGTCAGGTCCTCAAGCTGCTCAACCATCCCAATGTCATTGAATACTATGAGAACTTTCTGGAGGATAAGGCCCTCATGATTGCCATGGAATATGCACCAG GCGGCACCCTGGCAGAGTTCATCCAGAAGCGCTGTAATTCCTTGCTGGAAGAGGAGACCATCCTGCACTTCTTCGTGCAGATCCTGCTGGCACTGCACCATGTGCACACCCACCTTATCCTGCACCGGGACCTCAAGACCCAAAACATTCTTCTTGATAAACACCGGATGGTTGTCAAGATTGGGGACTTTGGAATCTCCAAGATTCTTAGTAGCAAGAGCAAAGCCTACACG GTGGTCGGTACCCCATGCTACATCTCTCCTGAACTCTGTGAGGGCAAACCCTACAATCAGAAGAGTGACATCTGGGCCCTGGGCTGTGTGCTATATGAGCTGGCCAGCCTCAAGCGGGCCTTTGAGGCTGCA AACTTGCCAGCGCTGGTGCTGAAAATCATGAGCGGCACTTTCGCCCCCATCTCTGACCGGTACAGCCCCGAGTTACGCCAGCTTGTCCTGAGTCTGCTCAGCCTGGAACCCTCCCAGCGGCCGCCGCTCAGCCACATCATGGCCCAACCTCTCTGCATCAGGGCGCTCCTCAATCTCCACACTGATGTGGGCAGCGTGCGCATGAGGAG GGCGGAGAAGCCCCTGACCACTGGACCACCCATTGCCCTGAACAGCACTGGGAGCAGGACCACCAGTGCCCGCTGCAGGG GCATCCCTCGGGGACCAGTGCGTCCGGCCATTCCGCCCCCTCTCTCCTCAGTGTATGCTTGGGGGGGCGGATTGGGCACCCCCTTGCGTTTGCCAATGCTCAACACCGAGGTGGTCCAGGTGGCAACGGGGCGCACACAGAAAGCGGGAGTAACACGCTCTGGACGCCTCATCTTGTGGGAG GCCCCACCCCTAGGCGCTGGTGGGGGCCCCCTTCTTCCCGGGGCAGTGGAGCAACCGCAACCCCAGTTCATCTCCCGTTTCCTGGAGGGCCAGTCGGGGGTGACCATCAAGCACGTGGCCTGTGGTGACCTCTTCACTGCTTGCCTGACCG aCCGAGGCATTATTATGACCTTCGGCAGTGGCAGCAACGGTTGTCTAGGCCATGGCAGCCTCAATGACATCAGCCAG CCCACCATCGTGGAAGCCCTACTAGGTTATGAGATGGTCCAGGTAGCCTGCGGGGCCTCTCATGTGCTGGCCTTGTCCACTGAGCGAGAACTCTTTGCTTGGGGTCGTGGAGATGGTG GCCGGCTAGGACTTGGCACCAGAGAGTCCCACAGCTGCCCTCAGCAGGTGTCCATGCCCCCAGGACTGGAGGCTCAGAGGGTCATATGTGGCATTGACTCCTCCATGATTCTCACTGTGCCTGGCCAGGCCTTAGCCTGTGGGAGCAACAG gttCAATAAGCTGGGCCTGGACCACCTCTCCCTTGGGGAGGAGCCTGTCCCCAACCAGCAAGTGGAGGAGGCCCTGATCTTCACACCTCTAGGCTCTGCACCCCTGGACCAGGAACCCCTACTGAGTGTGGACCTGGGCACGGCTCATTCTGCAGCAGTAACTg CTTCTGGTGACTGCTATGCTTTTGGCAGCAACCAGCACGGGCAGTTGGGCACCAGTGCCCGCAGAGTCAGTCGAGCACCTTGTCAAGTCCAAGGCCTCCAGGGCATCAAGATCTCCATGATAGCCTGCGGGGATGCATTTACTGTAGCCATCGGGGCAG AGGGTGAGGTATACTCTTGGGGCAAAGGGGCCCGAGGTCGACTtggaagaagagatgaagaggCTGGGTTCCCTCGGCCAGTGCAGCTGGATGAGATACACCCCTACTCTGTGACTTCTGTGTCATGCTGCCACGGAAATACACTCCTGGCTGTTCGCC CCATCACAGATGAACCAATACCTCCCTAA
- the TRAF4 gene encoding TNF receptor-associated factor 4: protein MPGFDYKFLEKPKRRLLCPLCGKPMREPVQVSTCGHRFCDTCLQEFLSEGVFKCPEDQLPLDYAKIYPDPELEVQVLGLPIRCIHSEEGCRWSGALRHLQGHLNSCSFNVVPCPNRCPTKLSRRDLPAHLQHDCPKRRLRCEFCGCDFSGEAYESHEGVCPQESVYCENKCGARMMRRLLAQHATAECPKRTQPCSYCTKEFVFDTIQSHQYQCPRFPVPCPNQCGVGTVAREDLPGHLKDSCSTALVLCPFKDSGCKHRCRKLAMAQHVEESVKPHLAMMCALVSQQRQELQELRRELEELSVGSDGVLIWKIGSYGRRLQEAKAKPNLECFSPAFYTHKYGYKLQVSAFLNGNGSGEGTHLSLYIRVLPGAFDNLLEWPFARRVTFSLLDQSDPGLAKPQHVTETFHPDPNWKNFQKPGSWWGSLDESSLGFGYPKFISHQDIRKRNYVRDDAVFIRASVELPRKILS, encoded by the exons ATGCCGGGCTTCGACTACAAGTTCCTGGAGAAGCCCAAGCGGCGGCTGCTGTGCCCGCTGTGCGGGAAGCCCATGCGCGAGCCCGTGCAGGTCTCCACCTGCGGCCACCGCTTCTGCGACACCTGCCTGCAGGAGTTCCTCAG TGAAGGAGTCTTCAAATGCCCCGAGGACCAACTTCCTCTGGACTATGCCAAG ATCTACCCAGACCCAGAACTGGAAGTGCAGGTGCTGGGGCTGCCTATCCGCTGCATCCACAGTGAGGAGGGCTGCCGTTGGAGTGGGGCACTGCGGCACCTACAG ggCCATCTCAATTCTTGCAGCTTCAATGTAGTCCCTTGTCCCAATCGCTGCCCGACCAAGCTGAGCCGCCGGGACCTGCCTGCACACTTGCAGCATGACTGTCCCAAGCGGCGCCTCAGGTGTGAGTTTTGTGGCTGTGACTTCAGTGGGGAGGCCTATGAG AGCCACGAGGGCGTGTGTCCCCAGGAGAGCGTGTACTGTGAGAACAAGTGTGGCGCCCGCATGATGCGCCGGCTGCTGGCCCAGCACGCCACCGCCGAGTGCCCCAAGCGCACCCAGCCTTGCAGCTACTGCACCAAGGAGTTTGTCTTTGATACCATCCAG AGCCACCAGTACCAGTGCCCGCGGTTTCCCGTACCCTGTCCCAACCAGTGTGGCGTGGGCACTGTGGCTCGGGAAGACCTGCCGGGCCACCTGAAGGACAGCTGCAGCACTGCCCTGGTGCTGTGTCCGTTCAAAGATTCTGGCTGCAAACACAGG TGCCGGAAGCTGGCAATGGCACAGCACGTGGAGGAGAGTGTGAAGCCACATCTGGCCATGATGTGTGCCTTGGTGAGCCAGCAGCGGCAGGAGCTGCAGGAGTTGCGAAGAGAACTGGAGGAGCTGTCTGTGGGCAGCGATGGTGTGCTCATCTGGAAGATTGGCAGCTACGGACGGCGGCTCCAGGAGGCCAAGGCCAAGCCCAACCTCGAGTGCTTCAGCCCAGCCTTCTACACACACAAGTACGGCTACAAGTTGCAGGTGTCTGCGTTCCTCAATGGCAACGGCAGTGGCGAAGGCACACACCTCTCGCTCTACATCCGTGTGCTGCCAGGTGCCTTTGACAATCTGCTGGAGTGGCCCTTTGCCCGCCGTGTCACCTTCTCCCTGCTGGATCAGAGCGACCCTGGGCTGGCCAAACCACAGCATGTCACCGAGACCTTCCACCCTGATCCTAACTGGAAGAATTTCCAAAAACCAGGCAGTTGGTGGGGTTCCTTGGATGAGAGTTCCCTGGGCTTTGGTTACCCCAAGTTTATCTCCCACCAGGATATACGCAAGCGAAACTATGTGCGAGATGATGCGGTCTTCATCCGAGCCTCTGTTGAATTGCCCCGGAAAATCCTCAGCTGA
- the FAM222B gene encoding protein FAM222B translates to MLACLPGPADLSFQLLSHTQMNTGLQKWDTTQKMRTAHYPTPAELDAYAKKVANNPLTIKIFPNSVKVPQRKHVRRTVNGLDTSAQRYSPYPAQAAAKAGLLAIVKVPAKSILKDFDGTRARLLPEAIMNPPVAPYATVAPSTLAHPQAQALARQQALQHAQTLAHAPPQTLQHPQGIPPPQALAHPQSLQQPQGLGHPQPMAPSQGLVHPQALSHQALQHPPNPLLHGGRKMPDSDAPPNVTVSTSTIPLSMAATLQHSQPPDLSSIVHQINQFCQTRAGISTTSVCEGQIANPSPISRSLLINASTRVSTHSVPTPMPSCVVNPMEHTQAATAALPATGPVNLPTGISRAPTGYPSDLKPVAWNQHQLAHLQQMCSEAGGTPVPGLTGKHAAGRELAGSGFVGKAPAYPQELCLAQSFHLKPTVEKPTPSPPVNGLAAPLAYPNGHYFQPLWNNILPTPNSDSSGSQDLAMPFHGGQPTGAPLDCAAAAGAHYRAAGTGGGPVASQNSLMPTVDYLSGDFQQACFREQSLAMLSKAHRAPGSRAPDPTDSRSLHIQHPGYR, encoded by the coding sequence gGGACACTACACAGAAAATGAGAACTGCTCACTATCCTACCCCAGCCGAATTGGACGCGTATGCTAAGAAGGTCGCAAACAACCCACTGACTATAAAAATCTTCCCCAACAGTGTGAAGGTTCCCCAGCGGAAACACGTTCGTCGTACTGTGAACGGCCTCGACACATCAGCCCAGCGCTACAGTCCCTATCCGGCCCAGGCTGCCGCCAAGGCAGGCCTGCTTGCCATTGTCAAAGTGCCAGCCAAAAGCATACTCAAGGACTTTGACGGCACCCGAGCTCGGTTGCTCCCTGAGGCCATCATGAACCCCCCAGTGGCCCCCTATGCTACTGTGGCACCCAGCACTTTAGCCCACCCCCAGGCCCAGGCTCTGGCCCGCCAGCAGGCCCTGCAGCACGCACAGACCCTGGCCCATGCCCCTCCCCAGACGCTGCAGCACCCTCAGGGTATCCCGCCGCCCCAGGCCCTGGCCCACCCTCAGAGCCTCCAGCAGCCTCAGGGCCTGGGCCACCCTCAGCCGATGGCCCCCAGCCAGGGCCTGGTCCACCCGCAGGCCCTGTCTCACCAGGCTCTCCAGCACCCCCCCAACCCCTTGTTGCACGGAGGTCGGAAGATGCCAGACTCAGATGCCCCCCCGAATGTGACCGTGTCTACCTCAACTATTCCCCTTTCCATGGCGGCCACCCTGCAGCACAGCCAGCCCCCGGACCTGAGCAGCATCGTGCACCAGATCAACCAGTTTTGCCAGACGAGGGCAGGCATCAGCACTACCTCAGTGTGCGAGGGCCAGATCGCCAACCCCAGCCCCATTAGTCGCAGTCTGCTCATCAATGCAAGCACGCGGGTGTCGACCCACAGCGTCCCCACACCAATGCCTTCTTGTGTGGTCAATCCCATGGAGCACACCCAGGCGGCCACGGCCGCTTTGCCGGCCACAGGCCCTGTCAACCTGCCCACTGGCATCTCTCGCGCCCCCACTGGCTACCCTAGCGACCTCAAGCCAGTTGCCTGGAACCAGCACCAGCTGGCCCACTTGCAACAGATGTGCAGTGAGGCTGGTGGGACACCGGTCCCCGGCTTGACAGGCAAGCATGCGGCAGGACGCGAGTTGGCAGGGTCCGGCTTTGTGGGCAAGGCCCCTGCCTACCCGCAGGAGCTCTGCCTGGCACAGTCCTTCCATCTGAAGCCAACTGTGGAGAAACCAACCCCATCCCCACCAGTCAACGGCCTGGCAGCCCCACTGGCCTACCCCAATGGCCACTACTTCCAACCCCTGTGGAACAACATTCTGCCCACTCCCAATAGCGACAGCTCGGGGTCTCAGGACCTCGCTATGCCATTCCATGGTGGGCAGCCCACGGGTGCACCCCTCGACTGTGCGGCAGCTGCTGGGGCCCATTACCGAGCTGCAGGGACCGGGGGCGGTCCAGTGGCGAGCCAGAACAGCTTGATGCCAACAGTGGATTACCTAAGTGGGGATTTTCAGCAGGCCTGCTTTCGAGAACAGAGCCTGGCCATGCTGAGCAAGGCCCACCGAGCCCCTGGCAGCCGAGCCCCTGATCCCACAGATAGTCGGAGTCTTCATATTCAGCATCCTGGGTACAGATAG